TGCTATGCAATTTCCTACAATTATTCCACAACAACTGAGCGTAAGAAACTCATCTTACATCAGCAGACAAAACCACATCCCTACATACACTGATTTCCTTCTTTGTTTGTGGTGCAAAAGATGTATCATCTGTCATCCCAGCCACGATGTAAAGTCGCACTCTTTGCTGTCTGAATGTAAACTCAATGTATTCTTCTTTCTTTAGTAGCTTTGAGACATCAAATCCAGTTTCTTGTAAGACCTGTGTTTTAAGCACATAGAAGAACGGTTAGGGAAAACAGCAAAACCAACTGTGACAAAACATTCTGCTTTTTCAGCATGAACCCATGATCCAAGTTTAAACAAACAATCAGAAGGGCAATTACACCTAAACTGCAGCAAGTAGAACAGCAGTAGAGAGCTTCAAAATGCCAATTATTATGATAAATGAGTGGGTTGCTATCAAGCTACTACAAAGGAACAAAACAGATGATTAACGCAAAAGACAACaagcaataaataaaaatcgataACAAACCTCACGTATAGCACAGGCATAGTCTTCTTCATCCTTACTCTTCTTCCCGCGGGGAAAGCTCTAGCTTGTTCCTTTCCATCCCTTCACCAACAAGCactgaaaaatccaaaaaaaaaaacgagagaGAGAAATGTGCCAAGTAAACTGATGATGACAAGAAAAGATCCAAAAACTGTAAAGATCACAAGGGTGGTCTAACAACCCGTTCATAAGTTTCATCCAGAATAATAGCTCCAGTGACAGGAACTCACACTTGTAAGACACGTAAAGTCTTTAGAAATGTCATCAAAGTTAGAGACATAAGGTCTTAAAACATCACAGCTGTTGAGTACAAGCTCATGTTAAGGAAAGAAGAAGATCCACATAGAACAAATTTAAACACTAATCAGCTTATACTGAAACACAGAGAGGAATCAGGAAAGAATACGGAGAGAAGTAAACTCCTTCAAAGACAAAGACTTTAACGTCTGATCATTCTCTACAGCATTGTCTTCATAATTACCAATAAGCATACTCCACCACAGAAACAGAATCCTCTTGAATGACTGTTGATCTTCTTCAGGGACATTCAACACAAATCGActggagacaaaaaaaaaaagccaatcCGTTAAGACATCAATAAGTACCGAACACACATCACTTCACTATCAACTAGAAAAAGCCTTTCGCTTTtaatctataaacaaaaaacaaaaaaaaacctgcAAAGATCGTCAAGGAGTACCTTAGAGGGGAGGCAGTTTCCGACGTTCTTCGATGAACTTGATGATCGGTGGAGACCCGACATTGTTCTTCCCTTTGTCGGGAAGTGTTCTGTTCTCtcttggagaagagaagagagaatcTGAGGGTGTTTGGTTTGTAAAGGTGGAGCCCTTGCAGTCTGATTTTGCCTTGGATTAAACTATCCGAGATCCGACCCGAGTGTTTATTAGATACATTAGTGAATATCCGagagaaaaatgttaaaaaaaaaaaaaaaattaatatcagaTACATTGACCGAGCTTCTCTCATTTCATTTCGGTGATTTTAGACTCTGAAATTGATTTTGTCTTCCCGACGAGAGGAGATTTGTTCCGTAGTTAAGAGCAGAAAGATCATGTCGTGGCTGCGAACAGCTGTGAATAAGGCGGTGGAGGTTGGAAACCGCAAAAACATCACACGAACCGTCAAGAACTATGCCGACTCCGTCGTCCAGCAGGCTGGCCAAGCCGTCGCTGAAGGTGCCAAATTGTTCCAAGACCGCATTGTAATTttctccccccccccctttcCCTTATTTCCCCTTTTGCAATTAGGTCAGGTTTTTGATTTAAGGAGTTGCATGAACGAATGAATAATCTGGTGGAGTCTGTGTTGGCTTTTATGCAGCGAGTTGGGGCCTATAAGAGTGTTAATCAGACGATTCAGAGACTGGAGGAAGCTGCAGTCTCTTTCAGGGGTCATGAAAGAGCTTTGCTTATTACCAGATGGTTGTCTGTGCTTAAGGAGATCGACAAAGCTATTGGAACTTCTTCCGTCAAGGATAAAGATGTGACTTCTGAGGAGGAACATCTTGCTTCTGATGAATCAAAGAGGCGTGAATgggtaatgttttttttttttgcatgacaAAAGTTTGAAATAGTTTACTATTTTATCTACTAAGCCTAGAGTACACTACTTGAGTAGTGATGATTGTGATCCTTACTGGTGTTGGTTTGAGAATCTTATATGTTCCccagcttgtttttttttttaaaaagaggaagaagtttaTGAAGATGCCATCAAGAattaacttttttaaatatgtttgttATCCTTGTGAGTTTGGTTAactttttttgattaaaagtgTCTTTCTTACTACTAGTATTCTCCTTCTAATTTCATATGCcttatatattaactttttccaacacgatttttttttctgaagatcCCTTTCCATGTGTAGGTTTTGTATTACGATCCAGATATAGGAGGTCAGCCACTAAACTTCCGTGATGTTTTTCTACAAAGTCAAGCTCTGGAGGGCATCGTCCTGTCCATGGTATTCTTTCGCAACCTAGATTTGATCCTTTGGTGGCTACCTGTTAAGTGAAAAACAAACGGTTTTCATTCTCTAAAATATTGTAGGGATGTGATTCTGTGAAAGGCAAATATGAAAAACATGGCCGTCTATGAGTGTTATTAACTCTATGTTTAACCGTTCAATTACAGATTATGGAGCCACCACATGATGAGGAAGTTACTCTACTCCTGGACATGTTTAGGTGAGTAGGTCCAAATTGCATTGTGAAAATATGGCTTCAAACTAATAAAAAGCCTTCTTTCGTTTTTTGACATTGACAGTTGCTATTTTCATACCTAATGCGTTTATTTATAGAGGTTAACATTGTTTTCAGGCTTTGTCTAAATGGAGGAAAGGAAGTTCATGATGCTATAGTCAGCAGTATGCAGGATCTTGCTACAGTCTTTTCGAGTTACAAGGATGAAGTACTGGTAAGCGCTTGAGCAATAAAAGTCAGCATTTATGTAGATGTATGGGCTTTTGGTTCTCCTCGTTTACTCATCAATGGTGTATGTGTTACTCTTGTTCAGGTTAAGCAGGACGAATTAATTCAATTTGCCCAAAATGCTATCACGGGATTGAAGATTAATGGTGAAATGTTGAGGTGATTAATGAAGATATTGATGTGCCTTTTGCTCTCGTTTCTGTCTATAATTGAATAACTGAGTACAGCCATGTTCATCTTGCATAACTGCTGATTGAGTTTATGTTTTCAGAATTGATGCTGAAGCTTCTGATCTTAGAAAAAAGCTCGAAAAGATGAACGCCTCTCAATCTCCACAGGAGAGTGAGCACAAGGGAGGTAAAGAGGCTCCATTAACAATAGAGGTGAGCGTACAATATCTCCAATGCCTCTTTTTCTCTCCCTAAGCTCGTTTGGGTAGCTCCATGTGATCTGATCTCGTTTTGCAGGCTCTTAAAGAAACACTTGCAAAGATTCGTATTTGCTCTAGATTAGAAGGGCTTTTAATTAGAAAGAGGCAACTAAGCAGCGGTGATTCACCAGACATACATGCTCAGAAAGTAAGTTTGTGGGCTTTAGTATTCGCAATCATAACGACAGGTTGATTGATTGGTATTGTTAATTATCATCTTGTTCTACTTACTGATATGGAGTATAAGAGTTACCTGTATTCCATGACAGCATTTACATTTTCAGACTTGTTGATGTTAGGGAGAGTGTTAACCATGGaaaataatgaattaatttGTCTTTGAACCAGGTCGACAAGCTCAAGGTGTTATTGGAATCTTTAGCAAATTCGATTTCCAAAGCTGAGAAACGAATATCCGAAAATAGGTAAAGCTTTTCTGTTCAATTGTGGTATGACATGGTTAATTCCCCAGACCAgatgaataaatatttaagttttgtACACTTTGTGTCACCACTATATCATTTTCAGTAAATACTTCGGAGATAATGTGCAATTCATTCCTCGCTATTTTCTGCTGAACTTTGCATatactttttgaaaacatttgcATATCAAATTTAAACTATTACATTTCTGATTTTCACCAAAGCTTGTCTTGTTGTAGTTATATGCCTTAGTCCGTTGAAGGAAAAACACCATTAATAGATATAAATTGTCCGCAGACTTCAGAAAGAAGAGGCACTTAAAGCTCGCGTGGTGAAAACAGATGAAACCGGTGAAAAGGaaaaggttttgtttttttccactttttatttgtttttttggtatgCAAGTaagaaaaacacacacatagTGGGCAGCATTCTCCGTATGTTCATCAGCTGCCAGTATTGAGATTCTctctttattaattattatgtaACAGGAATTGAGTGCGGAGATTGCACAGCTTGAGAAACAAAGAGATGAGTTGGAAGCTGAACTAAAGAGGGTAATTTAATCTGCTTTGTTTATTGCATTTGAGCATATATGATTATTGTGGTAAGGATGGTGTGTCGATGATTATTCTTCCACGTAGGTCAATATATCATTAGCTGCTGCTCAAGCTCGGTTCCGTAATGCGACAGAGGAGAGGGATCAATTTGGTGAAGCCAACAATCAGATAATCGCTCACCTGAAAACAAAGGTGTCGTTTTCTTTTTAGATGAGTTAGCTCTCTCGTGGTTAATAATTTCCCCATGAAATAATTTGATTATGCATGCAGGAGGATGACCTGTCCAAATCAGTTGTAGCTTGTAAGAAAGAATCAGAAGTTATCAAGACATGGATTAATTTTCTAGAGGATACATGGCTGCTTCAATGCTCATACACCGAAACGAAGGATAAGCAGACTTTGTATTTCTATCAAACTCTCAGCTGTTTCTCGCAGTATACTTCGCTTTTCTGCCCAAACCACACCATGAATAATAATAGTGGATTGCATGTCTTAGGGACGAACTGGAGAAGCACGAGGACTACTTCTCGGATGTTGCTTTTAATATACTCTCAACGTACAAGGTAACTTTTTGCAGAAACTTAGAACTTAATTAATAAACGGCAGAGCTAACTCAGCAATTTTTATTGTACAGAAGGAAGTGACACCTTTAGTACGCCGTATAGAAAATTATGTGGAAAATCTGAAGAATCTTGGTCCTGGGTAAATGCCTCTTTGTTGAATTCGATTGCTCTTATTATTGTTTGGTTTCCGGCTGATACCGCTAGTTGGAAGTTAAATGAACTCCTAGTAGCAGTTGGTGACAGTTTTTTTGCATGTGGTGGTGACAGGTTAGAGAAGCCACCAAATGCAGACCAGGGTGACACTCAGGTTTCAAACCCGAGGAAGAGTCTGGAGCAGGAGTATCTAGACTATGAGACCAAGGTGAGAATTGCTGCGCCTGTCGTGCTTTGATTGTTTTCTAGTTGCTCTTCCTCGTCGCTAATATGGTTGTATGAAATAACTTAGATCATTGCCACCTTCAGCATTGTGGATAACATGAAAGAGCATTTCCAAGTCCTCCAAAGCAAACTGGAAAAGTGAGTGGGAACGttacatttaaatttatattattaatgattattattattattattaagtaGTGAACTCGTAAAATTATTTACCAGGAAGGAGGACCGGCGTGTGAAAGAGCTATTTGATGACATGGAGAAACTGAGGCAAGAATTTGAAGCCATAGCGAGGCCAACTTTAGAGATAGAGACTCCATCTCCTAAAAGCAGTGCTTCATCACCCAAAGCCCCTAAGCCCAGCAGTAGCAGCATGGATTCTCCTCTCGaatctactactactactactctgACACAGAAGCCAGAGTTGAGCGAGACAGCACCGACTACTACTACTCCTGCTGCTGGTTCCAGTCAAGAGTTTAACCATGAAGCAGAGCTAGCGGAGCTTGAATCTGAATTTGGTAAGGTGGCTCGTGATTACTCTGCAGATGAGGTTGATGGATGGGAATTCGATGAACTAGAGAAAGAACTgcagtagtagtagtagtagtagtagaagCTCAGCAACTCAGAATAATAAATGATCAATCACATGCATGCTCACATACTACAATGATATGTTTTTCTCTTTACCTTCTTCTTTGGACATAACTCCCAAGTTCCTTTGCCTATCTGTATGGTAATTTGTGGAAACTGCGTGTTGTATGTCTACTTTGGAACAAATGAAAGCACTTAGTGACGTGAACTTTATAGTGGTTACGTAGTAGTAACAAAATCTAGTACTTTTCAatatcattttaatcattttactTAGGCATATAAACCTAACAAGAAAATTTCACAAATTACTAAacgattttttatatttgtgaaaCTGAAAAATTGGAAATGAATCTAGAACGGAATGAATATctgaatatctaaaatatataatatatatctaaatattaattctatttagttttaaaatactatctataaactgaaatatttgaaaaactaaaaagctcaacaattatttttatttgaaatatttaaaattatttgaattacCCAAAAAACTAGATTAACTAAATatcttttttaaattaaatttatctgAATTAACCGATATTTAATCTGAAAATCGAAATCTGattttatccaaattatttgaaaaaataaaactaaaatggAACCAGAATTTTTTTGGATGTTAATTGGTTCTTATAATTATTATCTAAATTGAGTTAAAAGCCAAAAAAATTGAACcaaaattaaactaattttataaataattgaacAGTTTTATATGTTTAGAGCCTAGAAACTGAGGTATCGAAACAATAAGATCATCTCCAATGGTACACAAAAATTTATTCTGTATTTCACTCTAAgattactctattttaaagtgaaaTATAGAATGAATTTTTGTGTAGCAGATGTCCTAAACCGAATTTTTGTGTAGCAGATGTCCTAAACCGAGGCCTAATTTTACTAAGCAGACCCAAATATATTCTCTCTTTTaaaaagcaaagcaaagacCTGTCAAggttttattctatttataaaacaaaaaggaaaagttATTTTAAGTTCGTTGAAACATAATTGAAAATTGACCACCACTAGTGTAAGCTTTCCCTTTCCCGAATAAGCATGTGAtaaacgatgatgatgatgattgatcACATGATACCATTTCCTCTTCCGCACACATACTGTATTCCATTCTCATTTCTCACCATCAACGGTTTCTAAACTACCCTCACAACGGCTGACGCACAGCCACAGCCACAGCCATGTCCTACGCATCTCTCAGCGTCAAGGACCTAAACAGCCTCCTCTCACGATCCGGTAGCGGCGGCGGCggctcctcttcttcctccccCAAGACTCCAGGTCAGAACCGACCCGTAAAAGTAATCCCGCTCCAGCACCCGGACACCTCCGACCACGCTCGTCCTCCTTCCATCCCTTTCGGCGAACACTTCTCCCGATGGACGGCCAAGATCAAGCGCATGAGCCTCCTCGATTGGTTCGGCACTCTCCTCCCTTGCTTCCGGTGGATTCGCACGTACCGTTGGAACGAGTACTTCAAGCTCGATCTCATGGCCGGCGTCACCGTCGGTGTAATGCTCGTTCCCCAGGCGATGTCGTACGCGAAGCTAGCTGGCCTTCCACCAATCTACGGTCTATGTGCGTTGCGTTTCATCCTCTTGTTTGTGATCTTTTTATCATTGATTTGATTGTGTGTGTTTGTGATGTAGATTCATCGTTTGTGCCGATATTTGTGTATGCTGTATTCGGATCGTCACGTCAGCTTGCGATTGGACCTGTAGCATTGGTGTCACTTCTTGTTTCCAACGCTTTGGGAGATATAGCTGATTCGTCTGAGGAGTTACATATTGAGCTTGCTGTTTTGTTGGCGCTTTTGGTTGGAATCTTGGAGTGCATCATGGGCCTCTTAAGGTAATCAGAGAAGATTATCTATTatacgtttttaataaaaaatttcctCTGTTTCCTGAGCATCATCTCCCTttgtattttgtgtgtttgaatATATAGGCTTGGATGGCTTATTCGTTTCATTAGTCACTCGGTTATATCTGGATTTACAAGTGCTTCCGCCATTGTCATTGGATTATCTCAAGTCAAATATTTCCTGGGGTATAGCGTTGCCAGGAGCAGCAAGATCGTGCCGCTCGTTGAGAGTATTATAGCTGGAGCTGATAAGGTCCCAAAAGCAAGATTGGCTCCGAAAGCCTATTGTTTCTAGTTACTCTTACGTTGTTTAGATGGATCTTTTTTTCGTCTTTTGTAGTTTCAGTGGCCACCTTTCTTGATGGGATCTCTCATTCTAGTAATCCTTCAAGTTATGAAGCACGTGGTATGAGCCTTGTTCTTTTCAGTGTTACCAGGGAAACAGTATGATACTTACTAAGGTCATATGGGTGTTTTCATGGCAGGGGAAAGCAAAGAAAGAACTTCAGTTCTTACGAGCAGCAGCGCCACTCACAGGGATCGTGCTTGGTACAACCATTGCAAAAGTGTTCCATCCACCTTCCATCTCTCTGGTCAGTCAGATAGCTGAAGGGCGAACCATATTTACTGTGGTTTCCTTGTTGAGCTGCATACTGGTTTCAGTATATGCAGTAATAACAAAATCTAGTATGTTCCAGGTCGGAGAAATACCTCAGGGCCTTCCAACATTTTCTTTCCCAGGAAGTTTTGATCATGCAAAAACATTGCTTCCAACATCAGCTCTCATTACTGGTGTTGCCATCTTGGTGAGATATCAATATCATtactatgttttgttttttccatAATGACGTagttctagatttttttttgtatccaGGAATCTGTGGGAATTGCCAAAGCACTTGCAGCAAAAAACAGATATGAGTTGGATTCAAATTCAGAGGTATCCCAATTGTGGTAGACAGTATAACTGCTCTTTTTCGTTTCTTTTACGGCCCTTTTCATTGAACGCTCAACTGTTTCTCCTCTCACTTGACAGTTGTTTGGTCTTGGTGTTGCAAATATCTTGGGGTCATTATTTTCAGCATACCCAACTACAGGTACGTTATCTTGAGATGATGAAAGTCATCAACAATTGCCAGATACGTATGTACTCTTTTCCATATTATTATTGTATACAGCTTTTTGGAGTTAATAACCTTAACTGGACGAATCTGTGGATATCCTGAATGCAAAATTAGGATCCTTTTCTAGATCAGCTGTGAATAATGAAAGTGAAGCTAAGACTGGCCTATCAGGACTCATAACAGGAATCATCATTGGGTGTTCTCTGCTGTTCTTGACACCAGTGTTCAAATATATACCACAGGTTTGTCTACCTATGGTGAATATTTCAGTTTATAGTACTTGTTGCTCTTTCTGAAACTTTGGAGGGTCGCGAACTATGGCTTCTAACTTTCACTCCGTTGCTTATCTCCCTCGAATCCACAGTGTGCTTTGGCAGCAATAGTGATCTCTGCTGTGAGTGGCTTGGTAAGTTCAAATAAACCCACCTGCCAAGAAGAAAAATGaattttcttctgttttttacATATACATGTTTCGGATGTTTACCTGTAGGTGGACTATGATGAAGCTATCTTCCTGTGGCGTGTGGACAAGAGGGACTTTACACTTTGGACCATCACTAGCACCACGACTTTGTTCTTTGGAATAGAGATCGGTGTCCTTGTTGGTGTGAGTATTTAGAAACTTTAGTATGTACGGCTTCACCTTACTAATGTGTATATACGTATGAGTCGTGAGGAATGGGCTTTCTAAGGACTCATGCAGTTGCAAATACTTTCAACTTTAGGTTGGCTTTTCACTAGCATTCGTTATCCACGAGTCTGCAAACCCTCATATTGGTAGGAGGAATTATGTTCAATCGCCTCTCTGTCACATGCGTTCTAAGAGTGTCTAATTTTCTAACTTGGTTTCATTTCTTATCATGAATGTTCCCCTGGTAGCTGTCTTGGGGCGTCTTCCAGGCACCACAGTGTACAGAAACATAAAGCAGTATCCCGAGGCTTATACATACAACGGGATAGTGATTGTTCGAATCGATTCTCCTATTTACTTTGCCAACATAAGTTACATCAAGGACAGGTGAGAGTGACATGCTTATGGTGTGAATCTATTGAAAGAATAACAAGCCGtgttgtttttttcaaaatgcaGACTAAGAGAATATGAAGTAGCTGTTGACAAATACACAACCCGAGGACCAGAGGTGGAGAGAATCTCCTTTGTTATCATCGAAATGTCTCGTAAGGGGCcctatatttaatttttctattgaACATCAAAATGTTTGGAAGAGGGAATATAAAATctctaaacaaaaataaataaataaaaacaaaaatggcAGCTGTAACTCACATAGACTCGAGCGCGGTGGAAGCCCTGAAAGAGTTGTATCAGGAATACAAAGCAAGGGAGATTCAGCTAGCGATTTCAAATCCGAACAAGGATGTGCACATGACGATAGCGAGATCAGGAATGGTGGAGCTGGTTGGAAAAGAATGGTACTTTGTGAGAGTACACGACGCGGTACAGGTGTGTCTTACGTATGTACAGAGCTCTAATAACTCTGAAGACCAGAAGAAACCAAGTTTCTTGAGGAGGTTCGGGAGTGATGGGAGCAGCAAGAATTCATCATACAGTGATCTTCAATCCGGCAACACTCTGTTGAAAGAGGCACTGTTGTCAGGggaaaaataaggaaaattatatataatgtaaagtAGCTTCACTGTGTATAGTGGGTTGCGATTTTGTAAACATCACGATCTTCATTGTTTATTACTCACCTAGTAGAGAAAGACGATGAGTAAGTAAGCATGTCTTTCTCCATACTGATATAATAAagggagaattggaaaaaaaaggGACTGTTCGGTTAGAAGCCGGTTATTTTATTTCACGGGCGTTATAAACCGGTTTACGATAAAGCGAGAATAGTAGGAAACTGTTATTGTTGAGTTTTGTAATCATAATACAAAATCTTTGAGCCTAGATCTCATCCCATAATCAGAGCGATTGGATAAGATCGAATCTCTTCTCGAATTGGAATCTGAGGATGGTTGAGGTAGAATCGCATTTGTATTCATCGAGAGCAGGAGGAAGTTTCAGCATTCTCTTGAGCTTGTTGTAGCACACTTTTGTTTTGAACTCGAAATTTTGTTCTCGGATCCTTAGAAccgaattttttttgttctcggATCTTAGGAGGAGGATGTGTGATTTGATCGCTCGTACGGGTCGGCTCCAGCAACGCTACGAGAATGGCTGCCGTCTCGTTGCCGGGTACTGTAATTGATTTGATCCGATCCCCTCCTTCCTTACCTATGCCACTGTGTAGATCTTTTGAATTGACCTGTGTTTCCTTGATCTTTGGTTCAGGTGCATTCCATTTAGATATAGAAGAATCTCGGAAGAAGTGGGTGATTCTGAATGTGGGAAAGTGGTTGAAGTGTTGATGATCAGTTCTTCTAGTGGACCTGGACTTCTCTTTCCAAAGGTATTTCTCATTGTTCATAAGAATCATTACATGATCTCTgtgtttctcttctttcttgacTTAAGTTTCAGATCACATTGTATTTGGTTGGTTATTAGGGAGGGTGGGAGAATGATGAGACAGTTAGGGAGGCTGCAGCTAGAGAAGCTGTCGAAGAAGCTGGAGTTCGCGGGATTTTACTGGTGAGAACAACCCTTTTTTATTCACAACCTTTTTGTATGCCCAAGTATGGATGTTTAAAGCCGGTTTGGCTTATGCTAAACATATAGAGGCTTTCTAATTGTTTAGTAGGAGGAAGCTGGACTGAACCTGTTGATTTGATTTGCGAACTTGCAGGATTTGTTGGGAGAATACGAGTTCAAGAGCAAGACTCACCAAGACGAGTTTTGCCCTGAAGGATTGTGTAAAGCTGCAATGTACGCTCTTTATGTGAAGGAAGAGCTGGACTCATGGCCCGAACAGGAGAGGAGAAGTCGGACGTGGCTAACGATTCCTGAAGCTGTTGAGAATTGTCGTCATGCATGGATGAAATGTGCCTTGGAGGAAGGCTTCTGTAAATGGCACCAGGACAAAGGACTTCAGCTTATCCAATAAACCCCCATACTTCTCTTCTCGTGCCTCTaccattcatttttttttgtcaacataggAGTTTTTGTCATCATTTGTTTCCTGGGTTTCCAAGGCATTTTATATCACGTGAACAATGTTGGTGAAAGCAATCTGCAACataaacttaattttaaaacaagaagcgaataaaatatttacaaattgtCCGAATGAATGCTC
The sequence above is drawn from the Raphanus sativus cultivar WK10039 chromosome 7, ASM80110v3, whole genome shotgun sequence genome and encodes:
- the LOC108817275 gene encoding nudix hydrolase 16, mitochondrial, yielding MCDLIARTGRLQQRYENGCRLVAGCIPFRYRRISEEVGDSECGKVVEVLMISSSSGPGLLFPKGGWENDETVREAAAREAVEEAGVRGILLDLLGEYEFKSKTHQDEFCPEGLCKAAMYALYVKEELDSWPEQERRSRTWLTIPEAVENCRHAWMKCALEEGFCKWHQDKGLQLIQ
- the LOC108817805 gene encoding uncharacterized protein LOC108817805, coding for MSWLRTAVNKAVEVGNRKNITRTVKNYADSVVQQAGQAVAEGAKLFQDRIRVGAYKSVNQTIQRLEEAAVSFRGHERALLITRWLSVLKEIDKAIGTSSVKDKDVTSEEEHLASDESKRREWVLYYDPDIGGQPLNFRDVFLQSQALEGIVLSMIMEPPHDEEVTLLLDMFRLCLNGGKEVHDAIVSSMQDLATVFSSYKDEVLVKQDELIQFAQNAITGLKINGEMLRIDAEASDLRKKLEKMNASQSPQESEHKGGKEAPLTIEALKETLAKIRICSRLEGLLIRKRQLSSGDSPDIHAQKVDKLKVLLESLANSISKAEKRISENRLQKEEALKARVVKTDETGEKEKELSAEIAQLEKQRDELEAELKRVNISLAAAQARFRNATEERDQFGEANNQIIAHLKTKEDDLSKSVVACKKESEVIKTWINFLEDTWLLQCSYTETKDKQTLDELEKHEDYFSDVAFNILSTYKKEVTPLVRRIENYVENLKNLGPGLEKPPNADQGDTQVSNPRKSLEQEYLDYETKIIATFSIVDNMKEHFQVLQSKLEKKEDRRVKELFDDMEKLRQEFEAIARPTLEIETPSPKSSASSPKAPKPSSSSMDSPLESTTTTTLTQKPELSETAPTTTTPAAGSSQEFNHEAELAELESEFGKVARDYSADEVDGWEFDELEKELQ
- the LOC108817271 gene encoding sulfate transporter 4.1, chloroplastic — encoded protein: MSYASLSVKDLNSLLSRSGSGGGGSSSSSPKTPGQNRPVKVIPLQHPDTSDHARPPSIPFGEHFSRWTAKIKRMSLLDWFGTLLPCFRWIRTYRWNEYFKLDLMAGVTVGVMLVPQAMSYAKLAGLPPIYGLYSSFVPIFVYAVFGSSRQLAIGPVALVSLLVSNALGDIADSSEELHIELAVLLALLVGILECIMGLLRLGWLIRFISHSVISGFTSASAIVIGLSQVKYFLGYSVARSSKIVPLVESIIAGADKFQWPPFLMGSLILVILQVMKHVGKAKKELQFLRAAAPLTGIVLGTTIAKVFHPPSISLVGEIPQGLPTFSFPGSFDHAKTLLPTSALITGVAILESVGIAKALAAKNRYELDSNSELFGLGVANILGSLFSAYPTTGSFSRSAVNNESEAKTGLSGLITGIIIGCSLLFLTPVFKYIPQCALAAIVISAVSGLVDYDEAIFLWRVDKRDFTLWTITSTTTLFFGIEIGVLVGVGFSLAFVIHESANPHIAVLGRLPGTTVYRNIKQYPEAYTYNGIVIVRIDSPIYFANISYIKDRLREYEVAVDKYTTRGPEVERISFVIIEMSPVTHIDSSAVEALKELYQEYKAREIQLAISNPNKDVHMTIARSGMVELVGKEWYFVRVHDAVQVCLTYVQSSNNSEDQKKPSFLRRFGSDGSSKNSSYSDLQSGNTLLKEALLSGEK
- the LOC108815159 gene encoding LOW QUALITY PROTEIN: mRNA-decapping enzyme subunit 2 (The sequence of the model RefSeq protein was modified relative to this genomic sequence to represent the inferred CDS: inserted 1 base in 1 codon; deleted 5 bases in 4 codons; substituted 3 bases at 3 genomic stop codons); the encoded protein is MSGLHRSSSSSKNVGNCLPSKIKSERLFLVDSEVMCVRRFVLNVPEEDQQSFKRILFLWWSMLIGNYEDNAVENDQTLKSLSLKDCDVLRPYVSNFDDISKDFTSYKCXVPVTGAIILDETYERCLLVKGWKGTSXSFPRGKKSKDEEDYACAIREVLQETGFDVSKLLKKEEYIEFTFRQQRVRLYIVAGMTDDTSFAPQTKKEISEIAXHPLDHLQPASNXVITHGVAGLKLYYMVAPFLASLKSWISKHPAPLPRRRDKPSRARCVWNSKASSVGGNRIVTTATTESYKKKARINRPPQDTEPGNSFRSFEFGTSAILESAYSVS